The nucleotide window ATCAAGAGATTTTATATAAAAAATTACATCTTTTAATTGCTCTAATTCTCTAAAAAAATATGTCTCACAAACTGTGATAAAATCCATAGTTTCTTGCTTTAAATTTCTTTGAAACTGTACTTTTTCATTTAATTCGCTAAGACTACTTAAACCTAATTCTTGTAAAAATTTAGGTAGCTTTATAGATAAAATATCTTTTTTAGTATTAAGATTGTTTCCACTTATTTGCTCTACTATTTTTATAAAATCATTCATTTCATTTTCTGTAATTTTTATCATCTTTCCATCCTATGATTTGATAAAATTTATTATTTCTTTTTTGAGTTCTATTAAACTCATAGGTTTTAAATTTGGATTAGTATCTCTAGCTTTTTTTGGCATTCCATATACTATAGAATCTGCCTCATTTTCACATAAACACCTCACACCAACTTTATAAAGCTCAAATAAAGATTTAGCACCATCATCACCCATTCCTGTCATGATCAAGGCTAAAATTTTATGATATTTGCAAAGATTTACAGCCGAATGAAACAAAACATCTATCCCTGGGTTAAAGCTACTTATTTGTTCTGTAGCATTTAATACCAAAGCATTATTTCCGCTTAAAACCATATTTCTTTGACAAATATAAATTTTATTTTTTAAAACTTCTTTGTCGTTTGGTACAATCACATCACTTTTTGCTTCTTTGTTGAATTGATTTACAAAAGAAGGAATAAAAGCTGGGTTCATATGTTGGGCAATCACTACCGCACAATCTTTAAGTTCTATATCATTAAGTAAAAACTTTAGTTGGCTTGGACCGCCCGTTGAAGAACCAATCAAAATAAGCTTCATTTTTTACCTTAAGTTTAGTATTATTATATCAAATTAAATATTTGAAAATATTAAAAAATAATTATATACAAGAAAGAAAAATTTTAATTAAAT belongs to Campylobacter sp. CNRCH_2014_0184h and includes:
- a CDS encoding CheB methylesterase domain-containing protein; this encodes MKLILIGSSTGGPSQLKFLLNDIELKDCAVVIAQHMNPAFIPSFVNQFNKEAKSDVIVPNDKEVLKNKIYICQRNMVLSGNNALVLNATEQISSFNPGIDVLFHSAVNLCKYHKILALIMTGMGDDGAKSLFELYKVGVRCLCENEADSIVYGMPKKARDTNPNLKPMSLIELKKEIINFIKS